In the Candidatus Binatia bacterium genome, one interval contains:
- a CDS encoding SDR family NAD(P)-dependent oxidoreductase, with protein sequence MQAEKGEEAAHGHSPKYCGHLRGGFAIVTGASSGIGYELAKCAAEHGMDLLLAADDPDIHNAAEVLKQCGVRVDAVEADLATNEGVDRLCAATHDRPVDVLFANAGHGLGRAFLDQDFQDVRHVIDTNITGTVYLIQKIAREMRERDKGRILITGSIAGFIPGTFSAVYNGSKAFLDSFSYALRNELKNTGVTVTCLMPGATETEFFERAGMLDTKVGTEEKADPADVAKAGFEAMARGEAEVVAGWQAKIASLLANITPAGFLAERHRKVAEPGSAKS encoded by the coding sequence ATGCAAGCAGAGAAGGGAGAAGAAGCAGCGCACGGTCACTCGCCGAAATATTGCGGACACCTTCGCGGAGGATTCGCGATCGTGACCGGCGCTTCGAGCGGTATCGGCTACGAGTTGGCCAAATGCGCTGCGGAGCACGGCATGGATCTCCTGCTCGCCGCCGATGATCCGGACATCCACAACGCAGCCGAAGTGCTCAAGCAATGCGGCGTCCGCGTCGATGCCGTCGAGGCCGACCTGGCCACCAACGAGGGCGTGGACCGTCTGTGCGCGGCGACGCACGACCGACCGGTCGACGTATTGTTTGCGAACGCGGGGCACGGCCTTGGCCGCGCTTTTCTCGATCAGGATTTCCAGGACGTACGCCACGTCATCGACACGAACATCACCGGCACGGTGTATCTCATCCAGAAGATCGCGCGAGAGATGCGCGAGCGCGACAAAGGCCGGATCCTGATTACCGGCTCGATCGCCGGCTTCATTCCCGGAACGTTCTCGGCCGTCTACAACGGATCGAAGGCTTTCCTGGATTCGTTCTCGTACGCGCTGCGAAACGAGCTCAAGAACACGGGCGTTACCGTGACCTGCCTGATGCCGGGCGCGACCGAGACGGAGTTCTTCGAGCGAGCGGGAATGCTCGACACGAAGGTCGGCACCGAAGAGAAGGCCGATCCCGCGGACGTTGCCAAGGCAGGGTTCGAAGCGATGGCCAGGGGAGAGGCCGAGGTCGTTGCCGGATGGCAGGCGAAGATCGCGTCGTTGCTGGCGAACATCACACCAGCCGGGTTCCTGGCCGAAAGGCACCGCAAGGTGGCGGAGCCGGGCTCTGCGAAGAGTTAG
- a CDS encoding glycoside hydrolase family 2 TIM barrel-domain containing protein yields MIPETRSQELVLLEGDMLDPYGRGYPRPQLQRDSWISLNGRWEFALDPKGATGVLDVVWRDIIEVPFSPETARSGIHDTGMYTACWYRRRFVSPPLPPDKRLLLHFGAVDHHATVWLNGQRIGEHEGGYTPFQLDITDYLVPTGEQVLVVRAEDDPLDLEKPRGKQDWQREPHAIWYPRTTGIWQTVWLEVVPPLRIDRLAWNTSLEHWECSLDAWIRCTDDKGLQLSVTLSSGGSVLARDSYEVLSREVHRRLAFSDPGIDDYRNELLWSPRNPKIIDAELQLRTADGKLLDRARSYTAIRSVALEGDRFVLNGRPYFLRMALDQGYWPESGLTAPDDAALVRDVMLARAMGFNGVRKHQKVEDPRYLYWADRLGMLVWEEMPSAYRFSPTAVARVTREWERVLARDSSHPCIIAWVPINESWGVPNLPQSAVERHYIEALYHLTKSFDPTRPVVGNDGWESVATDIIGVHDYDPNPDRLRHRYHGDRMLPHLLLQERPGGRRLVVGDRPHADHPVVLSEFGGIKLSNKIGAWGYHSSESSEDLARLYERLMDAVRSLGLLTGFCYTQFTDTYQEANGLLDEHRNPKFPIERIRAATMGPPGEKPVWA; encoded by the coding sequence ATGATTCCGGAGACTCGCTCCCAGGAGCTCGTGCTCCTGGAGGGCGACATGCTCGACCCGTACGGGCGCGGCTATCCGCGCCCTCAGCTCCAACGCGATTCGTGGATCTCGCTCAACGGCCGGTGGGAGTTCGCGCTCGACCCCAAAGGGGCAACGGGCGTCCTCGACGTCGTCTGGCGTGACATCATCGAGGTTCCGTTTTCTCCCGAGACTGCACGAAGCGGAATCCACGACACAGGGATGTATACGGCGTGCTGGTACCGGCGTCGCTTCGTCTCGCCGCCGCTGCCGCCCGACAAGCGACTGCTTCTGCACTTCGGCGCCGTGGATCACCATGCGACGGTGTGGCTCAACGGCCAGCGCATCGGCGAGCACGAGGGCGGCTACACGCCGTTTCAACTCGACATCACCGATTACCTGGTACCCACCGGGGAGCAGGTCCTCGTCGTGCGCGCCGAGGACGATCCGCTGGACCTCGAAAAACCCCGAGGAAAGCAGGACTGGCAGCGCGAGCCGCATGCCATCTGGTATCCGCGTACCACGGGCATCTGGCAGACGGTGTGGCTCGAGGTCGTTCCGCCGCTTCGAATCGACCGCCTCGCGTGGAACACGAGTCTCGAACACTGGGAATGCTCGCTCGATGCGTGGATCCGCTGCACCGACGACAAGGGTCTCCAGCTTTCCGTCACGCTGAGCTCCGGCGGCAGCGTTCTTGCGCGCGACAGCTACGAAGTTCTTTCCAGGGAAGTGCACCGGCGCCTGGCGTTTTCCGATCCTGGAATCGACGATTACCGCAACGAGCTGCTGTGGAGCCCGCGCAATCCGAAAATCATCGACGCGGAGCTGCAGCTGAGGACGGCGGACGGCAAACTCCTCGATCGCGCGCGGTCGTACACGGCGATCCGTTCGGTCGCGCTCGAAGGCGACCGCTTCGTGCTCAACGGACGGCCGTATTTCCTGAGAATGGCGCTCGACCAGGGCTACTGGCCCGAAAGCGGACTGACGGCGCCGGACGACGCTGCTCTGGTTCGCGACGTGATGCTCGCGCGCGCCATGGGATTCAACGGTGTGCGAAAGCACCAGAAGGTCGAGGATCCGCGCTACCTGTACTGGGCCGACCGGCTCGGCATGCTCGTGTGGGAAGAAATGCCGAGCGCCTACCGGTTCTCACCGACGGCCGTTGCCAGGGTCACTCGCGAATGGGAACGGGTGCTCGCGCGCGATTCGTCGCATCCGTGCATCATCGCGTGGGTGCCGATCAACGAATCATGGGGAGTGCCCAATCTTCCGCAAAGTGCCGTCGAGCGTCACTACATCGAAGCGCTTTACCACCTGACGAAGAGCTTCGATCCGACGCGGCCGGTCGTCGGCAACGACGGCTGGGAAAGCGTCGCCACCGACATCATCGGCGTGCACGACTACGACCCCAACCCCGACAGGCTGCGCCACCGTTACCACGGCGACCGCATGCTTCCCCACCTCCTGCTGCAGGAGAGACCCGGAGGGCGCCGTCTCGTTGTCGGCGATCGCCCGCACGCCGATCATCCGGTCGTGCTTTCCGAGTTCGGGGGCATCAAGCTCTCGAACAAAATCGGTGCGTGGGGTTATCACTCCAGTGAAAGCTCCGAGGATCTCGCGCGCCTTTACGAACGGTTGATGGATGCAGTGCGATCGCTCGGGCTTCTCACCGGGTTCTGCTACACGCAGTTCACCGACACGTACCAGGAAGCCAACGGCCTTCTCGACGAGCATCGCAATCCGAAATTCCCGATCGAACGAATCCGCGCAGCGACGATGGGGCCACCGGGGGAAAAGCCCGTCTGGGCATGA